The Corallococcus caeni genome includes a region encoding these proteins:
- a CDS encoding acyl-CoA dehydrogenase family protein — protein sequence MVAVTEPASRPQDVLAGATFLFQEVGATRILTPEGFSEEQRLFFKTALQFCREQVLPQAARIEGKDNALLRDLLRRAGELGLLSVDIAETYGGTGLDKTTSLLLAEAMSLLGSWSVTSSAHTGIGSLPIVWFGNEAQKAKYLPKLATGEWVAAYALTEQGSGSDARGAKTKAVKSADGKHYVLNGSKLYITNAAFADVFVVFAQVDGDKFTGFIVEKDTPGLTVGPEEHKMGIRGSSTCPLYFEDARVPAENLLGELGKGHRIAFNILNYGRLKLGAGVIGSMKLQLQNALKFAQERKQFKAPIATFPLIREKLARMATLVYAVESMTYRTAGLVDGRLASKERSDADYDAHVIAAMEEFATEASIMKVFGSEALNLLVDDAVQVHGGAGYIEEYPVERAYRDARINRIFEGTNEINRMLITGMLLKRAVKGDLPLFAQARSVAEELGRGERPRAGRQDALAHEEIAAECAKHLAIHGMRLAAETFGTELDKHQEVMAALADVVMDAYALDSMVTRTRQAATGGVLDPVRVALVRLYAMESTTRAFERTRRALCATLKGDALALELKRLSALDAFTAYDPAELRETLVTGLEEAGGYPYNPL from the coding sequence ATGGTCGCCGTAACCGAGCCCGCTTCCCGTCCCCAGGATGTACTCGCTGGGGCGACGTTCCTCTTCCAGGAGGTGGGCGCCACCCGCATCCTCACGCCGGAGGGGTTCTCCGAGGAGCAGCGGCTCTTCTTCAAGACGGCGCTCCAGTTCTGCCGGGAGCAGGTGCTGCCCCAGGCCGCGCGCATCGAGGGCAAGGACAACGCGCTCCTGCGCGACCTCCTGCGCCGCGCGGGTGAGCTGGGCCTGTTGAGCGTGGACATCGCGGAGACGTACGGCGGCACGGGCCTGGACAAGACGACGTCGCTCCTGCTCGCGGAGGCCATGAGCCTGCTGGGCTCCTGGTCGGTGACGTCCAGCGCGCACACCGGCATCGGGTCGCTGCCCATCGTGTGGTTCGGCAACGAGGCGCAGAAGGCGAAGTACCTGCCCAAGCTCGCCACGGGCGAGTGGGTGGCGGCGTACGCGCTGACGGAGCAGGGCAGCGGCAGCGACGCGCGCGGCGCGAAGACGAAGGCCGTGAAGTCCGCTGACGGCAAGCACTACGTGCTCAACGGCTCCAAGCTCTACATCACCAACGCGGCCTTCGCGGACGTGTTCGTCGTCTTCGCGCAGGTGGACGGTGACAAGTTCACCGGCTTCATCGTGGAGAAGGACACCCCGGGCCTCACCGTGGGCCCGGAGGAGCACAAGATGGGCATCCGCGGCTCGTCCACGTGTCCGCTCTACTTCGAGGACGCGCGGGTGCCCGCGGAGAACCTGCTGGGCGAGCTGGGCAAGGGCCACCGCATCGCCTTCAACATCCTCAACTACGGCCGGCTGAAGCTGGGCGCGGGCGTCATCGGGAGCATGAAGCTGCAGCTGCAGAACGCGCTCAAGTTCGCGCAGGAGCGCAAGCAGTTCAAGGCGCCCATCGCCACCTTCCCGCTCATCCGCGAGAAGCTCGCGCGCATGGCCACGCTCGTCTACGCGGTGGAGAGCATGACGTACCGCACGGCGGGCCTGGTGGACGGGCGGCTCGCGTCGAAGGAGCGCTCGGACGCGGACTACGACGCGCACGTCATCGCCGCGATGGAGGAGTTCGCCACGGAGGCCTCCATCATGAAGGTCTTCGGCTCGGAGGCCCTCAACCTCCTGGTGGACGACGCGGTGCAGGTGCACGGCGGCGCCGGCTACATCGAGGAGTACCCGGTGGAGCGCGCCTACCGCGACGCGCGCATCAACCGCATCTTCGAGGGCACCAACGAAATCAACCGCATGCTGATCACCGGCATGCTGCTCAAGCGCGCCGTGAAGGGCGACCTGCCGCTGTTCGCGCAGGCGCGCTCCGTGGCGGAGGAGCTGGGCCGCGGCGAGCGTCCCCGCGCGGGCCGCCAGGACGCGCTGGCCCACGAGGAGATCGCCGCCGAGTGCGCCAAGCACCTGGCCATCCACGGCATGCGCCTGGCCGCGGAGACCTTCGGCACGGAGCTGGACAAGCACCAGGAGGTCATGGCCGCGCTGGCGGACGTGGTGATGGACGCGTACGCCCTGGACTCCATGGTGACGCGCACCCGCCAGGCCGCCACCGGCGGCGTGCTGGACCCCGTGCGCGTGGCGCTGGTGCGGCTGTACGCGATGGAGTCCACCACGCGCGCCTTCGAGCGCACCCGCCGCGCGCTCTGCGCCACGCTCAAGGGCGACGCGCTCGCGCTGGAGCTCAAGCGCCTGTCCGCGCTGGACGCCTTCACGGCGTACGACCCGGCGGAGCTGCGCGAGACGCTGGTCACCGGCCTGGAGGAGGCCGGCGGTTACCCGTACAACCCGCTGTAG
- a CDS encoding PilZ domain-containing protein: protein MSTNVRLKVAYKTPQSLVGEYTRSVGQGGVTLETRKALPLGTRFTFELHAGGMPRPVEVLGEVVKVEPRPGERFLLTVRYDGAEDRSALDAVLQFIFAQEEQNGLRRFPRMPLHLRAREADPRAPFFYVRDISRGGVGLEVEAPTLPREVQVGAPFLMEMDMTEGPLLLHGEVAWTSSVPRKGAAQAMTPGFGATFGRLRPDMLQRLEALMVLEHLPPAPWRARVSFGLDAVSRMP from the coding sequence GTGAGCACGAACGTTCGACTGAAGGTGGCCTACAAGACCCCGCAGTCGCTGGTCGGTGAGTACACCCGCAGCGTGGGTCAGGGCGGCGTCACCCTGGAGACGCGCAAGGCCCTGCCGCTGGGCACCCGCTTCACCTTCGAGCTGCACGCGGGTGGCATGCCGCGTCCGGTGGAGGTGCTGGGCGAGGTCGTCAAGGTGGAGCCGCGCCCCGGCGAGCGCTTCCTGCTCACCGTGCGCTACGACGGCGCGGAGGATCGCAGCGCGCTGGACGCGGTGCTCCAATTCATCTTCGCCCAGGAGGAGCAGAACGGCCTGCGCCGCTTCCCGCGCATGCCGCTGCACCTGCGCGCGAGGGAGGCCGACCCCCGGGCGCCGTTCTTCTACGTGCGCGACATCTCCCGGGGCGGCGTGGGCCTGGAGGTGGAGGCCCCCACCCTGCCCCGCGAGGTGCAGGTGGGCGCGCCCTTCCTCATGGAGATGGACATGACGGAGGGCCCGCTCCTGCTCCACGGCGAGGTGGCGTGGACGTCGTCGGTGCCGCGCAAGGGCGCGGCGCAGGCGATGACGCCGGGCTTCGGCGCGACGTTCGGCCGGCTGCGGCCGGACATGCTCCAGCGGCTGGAGGCCCTGATGGTGCTGGAGCACCTGCCGCCCGCGCCCTGGCGGGCCCGGGTCAGCTTCGGCCTGGATGCCGTGTCGCGGATGCCCTGA
- the rsmH gene encoding 16S rRNA (cytosine(1402)-N(4))-methyltransferase RsmH, with product MDFQHQTVLLHETVELLNPAEGKVIIDGTLGGGGHTQALLARGATVVGVDRDPVALAAATARMGGNARFQARQGNFADLSRVAHDLLPVDGVLVDLGVSSPQLDVAERGFSFMKDGPLDMRMGDTGVTAAELIAETDERDLARLLKDYGEEPFARPIARELKKALPQRTLEAVEVVKRAVPRKAWPDRINVATRTFQALRMAVNGELEALDALLAALPSLLKVGGRAAVISFHSLEDRKVKEAFRALVGGCTCPPGFPVCVCNSQGDFALVSKKAVAASEAEVEANPRSRSAHLRAVEKIR from the coding sequence GTGGACTTCCAGCACCAGACCGTCCTGCTCCACGAGACGGTGGAGCTGCTGAACCCGGCGGAGGGCAAGGTGATCATCGACGGCACGCTCGGCGGCGGCGGCCACACCCAGGCGCTGCTCGCCCGGGGCGCCACCGTGGTGGGCGTGGACCGGGACCCCGTGGCGCTGGCGGCGGCCACCGCCCGAATGGGCGGCAACGCGCGCTTCCAGGCGCGGCAGGGCAACTTCGCGGACCTTTCCCGTGTCGCGCACGACCTCTTGCCCGTGGACGGCGTGCTGGTGGACCTGGGCGTGTCCTCGCCCCAGCTGGACGTGGCCGAGCGCGGCTTCTCCTTCATGAAGGACGGCCCGCTGGACATGCGCATGGGCGACACCGGCGTCACCGCCGCGGAGCTCATCGCGGAGACGGACGAGCGCGACCTGGCGCGGCTGCTCAAGGATTATGGAGAAGAGCCCTTCGCGCGGCCCATCGCCCGGGAGCTGAAGAAGGCGCTGCCCCAGCGCACGCTGGAGGCCGTGGAGGTGGTGAAGCGCGCCGTGCCTCGCAAGGCGTGGCCGGACCGCATCAACGTGGCCACCCGCACGTTCCAGGCGCTGCGCATGGCGGTGAACGGGGAGCTGGAGGCGCTGGACGCGCTGCTCGCCGCGCTGCCCTCGCTCCTCAAGGTGGGCGGCCGCGCCGCCGTCATCTCCTTCCACTCCCTGGAGGACCGGAAGGTGAAGGAAGCCTTCCGCGCCCTGGTGGGCGGGTGCACCTGTCCGCCGGGCTTCCCGGTGTGCGTGTGCAACAGCCAGGGTGATTTCGCCCTCGTGTCCAAGAAGGCCGTCGCGGCTTCCGAAGCGGAAGTCGAGGCCAACCCCCGCTCTCGCAGCGCGCACCTGCGCGCGGTGGAGAAAATCCGATGA
- the mraZ gene encoding division/cell wall cluster transcriptional repressor MraZ: MFRGVYEHQIDAKGRTSLPAKLRETLVGAYDERLIVTTALDPCLHAYPVREWEALETALARRNPMEPGVKTLMRLYVASAQECPLDKLGRLLIPPSLRAYAKLEKDVVWAGMVKVIELWSQEGWAKAQEDARQEATSPDVLRVLGELRQP, encoded by the coding sequence GTGTTCCGAGGCGTCTATGAGCACCAGATCGACGCGAAGGGGCGCACCAGCCTCCCGGCCAAGCTGCGGGAGACGTTGGTGGGCGCCTACGACGAGCGGCTCATCGTCACCACGGCCCTGGACCCCTGCCTCCACGCCTATCCGGTGCGGGAGTGGGAGGCGTTGGAGACCGCGCTCGCCCGGCGCAACCCCATGGAGCCGGGGGTCAAGACGTTGATGCGGCTGTACGTGGCCAGCGCGCAGGAGTGCCCGCTGGACAAGCTGGGCCGGTTGCTCATCCCGCCGTCGCTCAGGGCGTACGCGAAGCTGGAGAAGGACGTGGTGTGGGCGGGGATGGTGAAGGTGATTGAGCTTTGGAGCCAGGAAGGCTGGGCGAAGGCGCAGGAGGACGCGCGCCAGGAAGCCACCTCCCCGGACGTGTTGCGGGTGCTGGGCGAGCTGCGCCAGCCGTAG
- a CDS encoding CarD family transcriptional regulator: MPEGSAALQLQVGDRVVYPNQGVCRVAAIDVKEVAGQSLTFVTMRREEDGAVVMVPQGKIISIGVRKVASPADVEEIYAFLRSDSDKADLDWKQRARTNLDRMTQGGILGLAEVVKGLQVLSELRPLPTKERELYDNARHLLVSEVAAALGTAEANAEDSIDIVLFPPGKERPKRTAAEFARPGGDEDDMDLDGDLMGLEGGELDLPSDEEPQAESESEEETSEEGGEEEGGEEGAEDAPKKRGRPPKAKPAEGAEPAAPKKRGRPPKPKPEVTAESAEPAAPKKRGRPPKAKPPEGAAPAEPAAPKKRGRPPKAKPAEDE; encoded by the coding sequence ATGCCAGAAGGGTCCGCTGCACTCCAGCTCCAGGTTGGAGACCGGGTCGTCTACCCCAACCAGGGGGTCTGTCGCGTCGCCGCCATCGATGTGAAAGAGGTGGCCGGACAGAGCCTCACCTTCGTCACCATGCGCCGCGAGGAAGACGGCGCGGTCGTGATGGTGCCGCAGGGAAAAATCATCTCCATCGGCGTGCGCAAGGTCGCCAGCCCGGCGGACGTGGAGGAGATCTACGCGTTCCTCCGCTCGGACAGCGACAAGGCGGACCTGGACTGGAAGCAGCGCGCGCGCACCAACCTGGACCGCATGACCCAGGGCGGCATCCTGGGGCTGGCGGAGGTCGTCAAGGGCCTCCAGGTCCTGAGCGAGCTGCGGCCGCTGCCCACCAAGGAGCGCGAGCTCTACGACAACGCCCGGCACCTGCTGGTGTCGGAGGTCGCCGCCGCGCTGGGCACCGCCGAGGCCAACGCCGAGGACTCCATCGACATCGTCCTCTTCCCGCCCGGGAAGGAGCGTCCCAAGCGCACCGCCGCGGAGTTCGCGCGGCCCGGTGGCGACGAGGACGACATGGACCTCGACGGCGACCTCATGGGTCTGGAGGGCGGAGAGCTGGACCTGCCCTCGGACGAGGAGCCGCAGGCCGAGTCCGAATCCGAGGAGGAGACCTCCGAGGAGGGTGGCGAGGAGGAAGGCGGCGAGGAAGGGGCCGAGGACGCCCCCAAGAAGCGCGGCCGTCCGCCCAAGGCCAAGCCGGCCGAAGGCGCCGAACCCGCCGCTCCGAAGAAGCGCGGCCGTCCGCCCAAGCCGAAGCCCGAGGTGACGGCGGAGAGCGCTGAACCCGCCGCTCCCAAGAAGCGCGGCCGTCCGCCCAAGGCCAAGCCGCCGGAGGGCGCCGCGCCCGCGGAGCCCGCCGCCCCGAAGAAGCGCGGCCGTCCGCCCAAGGCGAAGCCCGCCGAGGACGAGTGA
- a CDS encoding protein kinase domain-containing protein has protein sequence MPQPSAGSQFGKYKLLERIATGGMAEIYRARMTAVAGVTKPVVIKKILPGYADDSAFVSMFINEARIALGLSHGNIAQIFDFGEVEGEYFLAMEWVDGHPLSHVLRRAREKGLPALPPPLAVLVAIDMLRGLAYAHTRLDDNGRPLHIVHRDVSPQNVLLSFEGQVKLVDFGIARARLAGRSDTNVDVAKGKYVYFAPEQARGEALDARTDVFAAGTVLYEMLCGRRPFEGSLQDVLRKIAQGDFPRPREWVPGIPAALERILLTAMATSPEQRYATAQAFAEALARQLHITAPDVSASDLGHFMGYLFEPELVEAGRPVQLPREFVARVGRWSGIAEPPPVPTPPELPRHVPEPRGEPRGDLTTQPLPPQAMPPAPPPAWHRSVRGWAMRGAPVVVAALVATWLGLVMGGSNTFAVELSSSPAGATIRVDGRMLRETTPTLVTQLPSDREHVLEVLLPGMLPFSQRVHAERGTTLAVHARLTPKHPALARAPPRAGPGDVPPFFARYSSGGPFALSAVAHALRVPPTQAARMRLDPSRAYGLRVEGRVSVGGPLPVAQAVYFLEGGTALAARDSFGLVGADEVLVRDASVLYVFLWDDRPDDNRGALQVHVREQASGAITTLLLDARRHAVSLSPLDGFTLRELDPSTTYRVVVRAAQEPARTRGFGGGEVGAVLALHGAGPSPATAPGTLEVLEVNQPTVLRGASWLRLAFPDDDVNDNAGGLTLEVTPVAPLHQ, from the coding sequence GTGCCGCAGCCTTCCGCCGGCTCCCAATTCGGAAAGTACAAGCTGCTCGAGCGCATCGCGACGGGCGGCATGGCGGAGATCTACCGCGCGCGGATGACGGCGGTGGCGGGCGTCACGAAGCCGGTGGTCATCAAGAAGATCCTCCCTGGCTACGCGGACGACAGCGCGTTCGTGTCCATGTTCATCAACGAGGCGCGCATCGCGCTGGGGCTGTCGCACGGCAACATCGCGCAGATCTTCGACTTCGGGGAGGTGGAGGGCGAGTACTTCCTCGCGATGGAGTGGGTGGACGGCCATCCGCTCTCGCACGTGCTGCGCCGGGCCCGGGAGAAGGGGCTGCCCGCGCTGCCGCCGCCCCTGGCGGTGCTGGTGGCCATCGACATGCTGCGGGGGCTGGCGTACGCGCACACGCGGCTGGACGACAACGGCCGACCGCTGCACATCGTCCACCGGGACGTGAGCCCGCAGAACGTGCTCCTCTCCTTCGAGGGGCAGGTGAAGCTGGTGGACTTCGGCATCGCGCGGGCGCGGCTCGCCGGACGCAGCGACACGAACGTGGACGTGGCGAAGGGCAAGTACGTCTACTTCGCGCCGGAGCAGGCGCGCGGCGAGGCGCTGGACGCGCGCACGGACGTGTTCGCCGCGGGCACGGTCCTCTACGAGATGCTCTGCGGACGCCGCCCCTTCGAGGGCTCGCTCCAGGACGTGCTGCGCAAGATCGCCCAGGGCGACTTCCCCCGCCCGCGCGAGTGGGTGCCGGGCATCCCGGCCGCGCTGGAGCGCATCCTGCTCACCGCGATGGCCACGAGCCCGGAGCAGCGCTACGCCACCGCGCAGGCGTTCGCGGAGGCGCTGGCGCGGCAGCTCCACATCACCGCGCCGGACGTGTCCGCCAGCGACCTGGGCCACTTCATGGGCTACCTCTTCGAGCCGGAGCTCGTGGAGGCCGGCCGCCCGGTGCAGTTGCCGCGCGAGTTCGTCGCGCGGGTGGGCCGCTGGAGCGGCATCGCGGAGCCGCCGCCCGTGCCGACGCCGCCGGAGCTGCCCCGCCACGTGCCCGAGCCTCGCGGCGAACCCCGGGGTGACCTGACGACGCAGCCCCTGCCCCCGCAGGCGATGCCGCCGGCACCGCCGCCCGCGTGGCACCGCTCCGTGCGCGGCTGGGCGATGCGCGGCGCGCCGGTGGTGGTGGCCGCGCTGGTGGCCACCTGGCTGGGCCTGGTGATGGGCGGCTCCAACACGTTCGCGGTGGAGCTCAGCTCCTCCCCCGCGGGCGCCACCATCCGCGTGGACGGCCGGATGCTGCGGGAGACGACGCCCACGCTCGTCACCCAGTTGCCGTCGGACCGCGAGCACGTGCTGGAGGTGCTGCTGCCGGGCATGTTGCCCTTCAGCCAGCGCGTGCACGCCGAGCGCGGCACCACGCTGGCGGTCCACGCGCGGCTCACGCCGAAGCATCCGGCCCTGGCGCGCGCCCCGCCCCGAGCGGGCCCGGGCGACGTGCCCCCCTTCTTCGCGCGCTACTCCTCGGGAGGCCCGTTCGCGCTCAGCGCGGTCGCGCACGCCCTGCGCGTGCCCCCGACCCAGGCGGCGCGCATGCGGTTGGATCCTTCCCGCGCCTACGGCCTGCGCGTGGAGGGCCGCGTGTCGGTGGGAGGGCCGCTGCCGGTGGCGCAGGCGGTCTACTTCCTGGAGGGCGGCACGGCCCTGGCCGCGCGCGACAGCTTCGGCCTGGTGGGCGCGGACGAGGTGCTGGTGCGCGACGCCTCCGTCCTCTACGTGTTCCTCTGGGACGACCGCCCCGACGACAACCGCGGCGCCCTCCAGGTGCACGTGCGCGAACAGGCGAGCGGCGCCATCACCACCCTGCTTTTGGACGCGCGCCGGCACGCCGTCTCGCTGTCGCCCCTGGACGGCTTCACGCTCCGGGAGCTGGACCCGTCCACCACCTACCGCGTCGTCGTGCGCGCGGCGCAGGAACCGGCGCGCACGCGGGGCTTTGGCGGCGGAGAGGTGGGCGCCGTGCTCGCGCTGCACGGCGCGGGACCGTCTCCGGCCACGGCGCCGGGCACGCTGGAGGTGCTGGAGGTCAACCAGCCCACGGTGCTGCGCGGCGCGAGCTGGCTGCGGCTCGCGTTCCCGGACGACGACGTGAACGACAACGCCGGCGGCCTCACGCTGGAGGTGACGCCGGTGGCGCCGCTGCACCAGTAG
- a CDS encoding cell division protein FtsL, translated as MSKALSRPSVSVAGVLMHLLPAVMLFTLFAGVGILHVTSRVLVVDMGYRLSNAEGESRSLTRENDRLKLELATLKAPGRLERVAREQLGMAMPKGGAVVSLADERVKGSGTAQARSAAPAVRVAERGTGR; from the coding sequence ATGAGCAAGGCCCTCTCGCGTCCCTCCGTGTCCGTGGCCGGCGTGCTGATGCACCTGTTGCCCGCCGTCATGCTCTTCACCCTCTTCGCCGGCGTGGGCATCCTCCACGTCACCAGCCGCGTGCTGGTGGTGGACATGGGCTACCGCCTGTCCAACGCGGAGGGCGAGAGCCGCTCGCTCACCCGGGAGAACGACCGGCTGAAGCTGGAGCTGGCCACGCTCAAGGCCCCGGGCCGCCTGGAGCGCGTGGCGCGTGAGCAGCTGGGCATGGCCATGCCCAAGGGCGGCGCGGTGGTGTCCCTGGCGGACGAGCGCGTGAAGGGCTCCGGCACCGCGCAGGCCCGCTCCGCGGCGCCGGCCGTCCGCGTGGCGGAGCGGGGGACCGGGCGGTGA
- a CDS encoding penicillin-binding transpeptidase domain-containing protein yields MRDLKSARIPESNTKGLRLRVQLLFGLFLTLLGTAFGRAVYLQVFQQEKLRGLAQDQYVRQIDIPARRGDIFDRRGTPLAQSVEVDSIWVDPSMLPDVPQAARQLARAVHLDGNDVAARLSRAKRFAWVKRQAKPQEVEAVKALGLPGLGFTKEPKRFYPQRELGAHIVGMVGTDGHGLEGLELAFEDELSGQNSRTSGFRDAKGRKLMVQGAMDPLERQGAAVTLTLDRHLQYVAEKALAKAVEDAKAVAGMAVVLDPRTGELLALANNPRFNPNTPEDGVKNAIRNRAALDAFEPGSTMKAFVVAAALEQKAITPDQLFFCENGAFRIGRHTINDTHPHGWLNAQGILQVSSNICAAKVAEALGREKMVAAYHAFGFAERTGLALTGESRGVIPFPKSDISLATQSFGQGMTSTAVQLAAAYGALANDGVLMRPYLVSKVVDPDGVVLLENQPTELRRVVSQRVARQVVGMLESVVVKGGTAPKAAMDDYRVAGKTGTAQKADPVARGYSDKRIASFAGMVPAEAPRAVILVVVDEPKTDVYGGNVAAPAFKEIATAAMAHLAVPPSRTVAPAEVAAAAVPVVPPPAPKALAKAVPVRAGLEDAVTETPEAGTVRVPDVQGQAGREAVVKLLAAALEPQLQGSGRVVSQTPPAGALVEKGARVTLELATRQ; encoded by the coding sequence GTGAGGGACCTCAAGAGCGCGCGGATTCCAGAGTCGAACACGAAGGGGCTCCGGCTGCGGGTCCAGCTCTTGTTCGGGCTGTTCCTCACGCTCCTGGGCACGGCGTTCGGCCGCGCGGTCTACCTCCAGGTCTTCCAGCAGGAGAAGCTGCGCGGCCTGGCGCAGGACCAGTACGTCCGGCAGATCGACATCCCGGCCCGGCGCGGAGACATCTTCGACCGGCGCGGCACGCCGCTGGCGCAGAGCGTGGAGGTGGACTCCATCTGGGTGGACCCGTCCATGCTCCCCGACGTGCCGCAGGCGGCCCGGCAGCTCGCGCGCGCCGTGCACCTGGACGGCAACGACGTGGCCGCGCGCCTGTCCCGCGCCAAGCGCTTCGCGTGGGTGAAGCGCCAGGCGAAGCCCCAGGAGGTGGAGGCGGTGAAGGCGCTGGGCCTGCCCGGCCTGGGCTTCACCAAGGAGCCCAAGCGCTTCTATCCCCAGCGCGAACTGGGCGCGCACATCGTCGGCATGGTGGGCACCGACGGCCACGGCCTGGAGGGCCTGGAGCTGGCCTTCGAGGACGAGCTGTCCGGGCAGAACTCGCGCACCTCCGGCTTCCGGGACGCCAAGGGCCGCAAGCTGATGGTCCAGGGCGCCATGGATCCGCTGGAGCGCCAGGGCGCCGCGGTGACGCTCACGCTGGACCGCCACCTCCAGTACGTCGCGGAGAAGGCGCTGGCCAAGGCCGTGGAGGACGCCAAGGCCGTCGCGGGCATGGCGGTGGTGCTGGACCCTCGCACCGGGGAACTGCTGGCGCTGGCCAACAACCCGCGCTTCAACCCCAACACGCCGGAGGACGGCGTGAAGAACGCCATCCGCAACCGCGCCGCGCTGGACGCCTTCGAGCCCGGCTCCACGATGAAGGCCTTCGTGGTGGCCGCCGCGCTGGAGCAGAAGGCCATCACCCCGGACCAGCTGTTCTTCTGTGAGAACGGCGCCTTCCGCATTGGCCGCCACACCATCAACGACACCCACCCGCACGGCTGGCTCAACGCGCAGGGCATCCTCCAGGTGTCCTCCAACATCTGCGCCGCCAAGGTCGCGGAGGCCCTGGGCCGGGAGAAGATGGTGGCCGCCTACCACGCCTTCGGCTTCGCGGAGCGCACCGGCCTGGCGCTCACCGGCGAGAGCCGCGGCGTCATCCCGTTTCCAAAATCGGACATCTCCCTGGCCACCCAATCCTTCGGCCAGGGCATGACCTCCACCGCCGTCCAGCTGGCGGCGGCCTACGGCGCGCTGGCCAACGACGGCGTGCTGATGCGCCCGTACCTCGTCTCCAAGGTCGTGGACCCGGACGGCGTGGTGCTGCTGGAGAACCAGCCCACGGAGCTGCGCCGGGTCGTTTCCCAGAGGGTGGCGCGCCAGGTCGTGGGCATGCTCGAGAGCGTGGTGGTCAAGGGAGGGACCGCGCCCAAGGCCGCCATGGACGACTACCGGGTGGCCGGCAAGACGGGCACGGCGCAGAAGGCGGACCCCGTCGCCCGGGGGTATTCCGACAAACGCATCGCGTCGTTCGCGGGCATGGTGCCAGCCGAGGCACCGCGTGCCGTGATTCTCGTGGTGGTGGACGAACCCAAGACAGACGTATACGGGGGGAACGTGGCTGCCCCTGCCTTCAAGGAAATCGCTACCGCTGCCATGGCCCACCTGGCCGTGCCCCCGTCCCGGACGGTGGCACCCGCCGAGGTGGCCGCGGCCGCCGTGCCCGTGGTGCCCCCTCCGGCACCGAAGGCGCTGGCGAAGGCCGTGCCCGTCCGGGCCGGCCTGGAGGATGCGGTGACCGAGACCCCGGAAGCCGGCACGGTGCGTGTGCCGGACGTCCAGGGTCAGGCAGGAAGAGAGGCCGTGGTGAAGTTGCTCGCCGCGGCGTTGGAGCCACAGCTGCAAGGCAGTGGACGAGTCGTATCTCAGACCCCCCCCGCCGGTGCGCTGGTGGAGAAGGGGGCCCGGGTGACGCTGGAACTGGCGACGCGGCAATGA
- a CDS encoding STAS domain-containing protein encodes MDQVQEVRRNRAVVAASERVETLMLEGELEEADLLKLCEDLMHRLHRGTRQVVLDFADVAHLNYRGVRPLMARTEQFRRAGGDVKLSGLSPYLAAIFRAAGAHDTFELYPHMNDARAAFQLARAPFV; translated from the coding sequence ATGGACCAGGTGCAGGAGGTTCGTCGGAACAGGGCGGTGGTGGCGGCGTCCGAGCGCGTGGAGACGCTGATGCTGGAGGGCGAGCTGGAGGAGGCGGACCTGCTCAAGCTGTGCGAGGACCTGATGCACCGGCTGCACCGGGGCACGCGCCAGGTCGTCCTGGACTTCGCGGACGTGGCGCACCTGAACTACCGCGGCGTGCGCCCGCTGATGGCCCGCACGGAGCAGTTCCGCCGCGCCGGTGGCGACGTGAAGCTGTCCGGGCTGTCGCCGTACCTGGCCGCCATCTTCCGCGCGGCCGGCGCCCACGACACCTTCGAGCTGTACCCGCACATGAACGATGCCCGGGCCGCCTTCCAGCTCGCGCGCGCTCCCTTCGTCTGA